The Cellulophaga sp. L1A9 genome window below encodes:
- a CDS encoding ORF6N domain-containing protein produces the protein MENKVLRQAVRRNLKRFPEDFRFQLSKEVWKELITNCDKLPEKVKFSPTTPFTFTEQGVAMISSVLNSDKANFYNASLCFT, from the coding sequence TTGGAAAATAAGGTGTTAAGACAAGCTGTAAGAAGGAACCTTAAGAGATTTCCGGAAGACTTTAGGTTTCAATTGTCTAAAGAGGTCTGGAAAGAGCTTATCACAAATTGTGATAAGCTACCCGAGAAGGTTAAATTTAGTCCAACTACTCCTTTTACTTTTACGGAACAAGGAGTAGCAATGATTTCTAGCGTTCTCAATAGTGACAAGGCTAATTTCTATAATGCGAGTCTTTGTTTTACTTAG